The following coding sequences lie in one Xanthomonas hortorum pv. pelargonii genomic window:
- a CDS encoding M14 family metallopeptidase, which yields MPRFTRLALSLLLLTTALAALAAEPLTTQAERSGFAQTGRYGEVIALCDAFAQRYPQAVRCIDFGTTPEGRPMKALIVSTSGALDATSAAQRKLPVVLVQGGIHAGEIDGKDAGFLALRELLDGKAGKGLLDKLVWVFVPVFNVDGHERFGAWNRPNQRGPEQMGWRTTAQNLNLNRDYLKADAPEMQAMLRLVQQWDPLMYVDLHVTDGAKFEHDVSVQVEPVHAGDATLQRDGTRWRDAVIADLAKQGSLPLPYYPSFVHEDDPTSGFADDVSPPRFSHGYFLLRNRFGMLVETHSWKTYPVRVRVTRNAIVSVLQQTARNGTKWRADALAADQRATKLAGEMEPLSFAAGPGARTVAFRGYAYTRTPSPISGALMTRYDETRPQIWKVPLRDQITPDVVIDAPRGGYLVPAAQAALVAEKLRLHGITFDTIATAGEYPVQSFRADKATFAARSNEGHQNLEIAGQWRDETRSVPAGSLFVPIAQARSRLVMAMLKPQAPDSMLQWGLFNTAFERKEYMEDYVAEDVARDMLERDPAVKAQFEQRLASDAAFAADPKARLEFFARLHSSWDERYRLYPVLRTAQTQF from the coding sequence ATGCCCCGCTTCACCCGCCTGGCCCTGAGCCTGTTGCTGCTGACCACCGCCCTCGCCGCACTGGCTGCCGAACCGCTGACCACCCAGGCCGAGCGCAGCGGCTTTGCGCAAACCGGACGCTACGGTGAGGTCATCGCACTGTGCGATGCCTTCGCGCAGCGCTACCCGCAGGCGGTGCGCTGCATCGACTTCGGCACCACCCCGGAAGGCCGGCCGATGAAGGCGCTGATCGTCTCCACCAGCGGCGCGCTGGATGCGACCAGTGCCGCGCAGCGCAAGTTGCCGGTGGTGCTGGTGCAAGGCGGCATCCATGCCGGCGAGATCGACGGCAAAGATGCGGGCTTTCTGGCGCTGCGCGAGTTGCTGGACGGCAAGGCCGGCAAAGGCCTGCTCGACAAACTGGTGTGGGTGTTCGTGCCGGTGTTCAACGTCGACGGTCACGAGCGCTTCGGTGCCTGGAACCGCCCCAATCAACGCGGCCCCGAACAGATGGGCTGGCGCACCACCGCGCAGAACCTCAATCTCAATCGCGACTACCTCAAGGCCGACGCGCCGGAAATGCAGGCGATGCTGCGGCTGGTGCAGCAGTGGGATCCGTTGATGTATGTGGACCTGCATGTCACCGATGGCGCCAAGTTCGAACACGATGTCTCGGTGCAGGTGGAACCGGTGCATGCCGGCGATGCCACGTTGCAACGCGACGGCACCCGCTGGCGCGATGCGGTGATTGCCGATCTGGCCAAACAGGGCTCGCTGCCGCTGCCGTATTACCCCTCGTTCGTGCACGAAGACGACCCGACCTCCGGCTTTGCCGACGACGTGTCGCCGCCGCGGTTCTCGCATGGCTATTTCCTGCTACGCAACCGCTTCGGCATGCTGGTGGAAACGCATTCGTGGAAGACCTACCCGGTGCGTGTGCGCGTCACCCGCAACGCGATCGTCTCGGTGCTGCAGCAGACCGCGCGCAACGGTACGAAGTGGCGCGCCGATGCGCTGGCAGCCGATCAGCGTGCCACCAAACTGGCTGGCGAAATGGAGCCGTTGAGCTTCGCTGCCGGCCCGGGCGCACGCACTGTTGCCTTCCGCGGCTACGCCTACACGCGCACGCCTTCGCCGATTTCCGGCGCGTTGATGACGCGCTACGACGAGACCAGACCACAGATCTGGAAAGTGCCGTTACGCGATCAGATCACCCCCGACGTGGTGATCGATGCACCGCGCGGCGGCTATCTGGTGCCTGCCGCGCAGGCCGCGCTGGTGGCGGAAAAACTACGCCTGCACGGCATCACCTTCGACACCATCGCCACTGCTGGCGAGTATCCGGTACAAAGCTTCCGTGCCGACAAGGCAACGTTTGCCGCACGCTCCAATGAAGGCCATCAGAACCTGGAAATCGCCGGCCAATGGCGCGATGAAACTCGCAGCGTGCCGGCCGGCTCGTTGTTCGTCCCGATCGCCCAGGCCAGGTCGCGCCTGGTGATGGCGATGCTGAAACCGCAGGCGCCGGATTCGATGCTGCAATGGGGTCTGTTCAACACCGCATTCGAGCGCAAGGAATACATGGAGGACTATGTCGCGGAGGATGTTGCGCGCGACATGCTAGAGCGCGACCCGGCAGTGAAGGCGCAATTCGAGCAGCGCCTGGCCAGCGATGCCGCCTTCGCCGCCGACCCGAAAGCACGCCTGGAATTCTTCGCCCGCTTGCATTCCTCCTGGGACGAGCGCTACCGCTTGTATCCGGTGTTGCGCACGGCACAGACGCAGTTCTGA
- a CDS encoding beta-glucosidase produces the protein MSVAFAAPLSAQPAAAAQPWMDTALTADQRADRLLAQMSEDEKFQMLRSYFGLGTDKIPKPEGALGSAGYVPGIPRLGIPAQQLADAGVGVTNPGGIRKGDFATAMPSGPSTASSWNPQLAYAGGKTMGRESWQQGFNVLLAGSVNLQRDPRNGRNFEYAGEDPLLAGTMVGESIRGVQSEHVLSTMKHFALNDMETRRNFHSAEIGEQAMHESDLLAFEIALKIGDPASVMCSYNKINGIYGCEHDYLLNQVLKQEWKYPGYVMSDWGGVHSGSKAALAGLDQQSAGEVFDAAVFFDAPLRMAVSAGVVPRARFDDMVKRVLRSLFAHGAFDHPTQRQPIDGKAGLLAAQHVAEEGSVLLRNEQATLPLSKDVRRIAVIGGYADKGVMSGGGSSRVDYTINGGNAVPGLTPTTWPGPVIIHPSSPLQALRAALPNVQIDYVDGKDRAAAARAAKAADVAIVFATQWAAESVDLPDMQLPDNQDALIEAVAKANPKTTVVLETNGPVRMPWAERVPAVLQAWYPGIGGGEAIANLLTGAVNPSGHLPVTWPVDESQLPRPSIPGLGFKPAKPGEDTIDYAIEGANVGYKWFAARKLTPRYPFGHGLSYTQFRMGGLRVEANGSQLTASFEVENIGPREGAAVPQLYLTLPDGHATPLRLIGWQKLTLKPGEKRNVQVIAEPKTLADFDAKARHWNIAAGTYRVQLARSASEPVQSEEVTVQAAQLP, from the coding sequence ATGAGCGTCGCGTTTGCCGCCCCGCTCAGCGCACAACCCGCCGCTGCGGCGCAGCCGTGGATGGACACCGCCTTGACTGCGGATCAGCGCGCCGACCGCCTGCTGGCGCAGATGAGCGAAGACGAAAAATTCCAGATGCTGCGCAGCTACTTCGGCCTGGGCACCGACAAGATTCCCAAGCCCGAGGGCGCGCTGGGCTCGGCCGGCTACGTGCCCGGCATCCCGCGCCTGGGCATTCCGGCGCAGCAGCTGGCCGACGCTGGCGTGGGCGTGACCAATCCGGGCGGCATTCGCAAGGGCGACTTCGCCACTGCGATGCCGTCCGGCCCCTCGACCGCCTCAAGCTGGAATCCGCAGCTGGCCTATGCCGGCGGCAAGACCATGGGCCGCGAATCCTGGCAGCAGGGCTTCAATGTCTTGCTGGCCGGCAGCGTCAACCTGCAGCGCGACCCGCGCAACGGGCGCAATTTCGAATATGCCGGCGAAGACCCGCTGCTGGCCGGCACGATGGTTGGCGAATCGATTCGCGGTGTTCAGAGCGAGCATGTGCTGTCGACGATGAAGCACTTCGCGCTCAACGATATGGAAACGCGGCGCAACTTCCATAGTGCCGAGATCGGCGAGCAGGCGATGCACGAATCGGATCTGCTGGCATTCGAGATCGCGTTGAAGATCGGCGACCCCGCCTCGGTGATGTGCTCCTACAACAAGATCAACGGCATCTACGGCTGCGAGCATGATTACCTGCTCAATCAGGTACTCAAGCAGGAATGGAAATACCCCGGTTACGTGATGTCCGATTGGGGCGGCGTGCACAGCGGCTCCAAGGCGGCGTTGGCCGGGCTGGATCAGCAATCGGCCGGCGAAGTATTCGATGCGGCAGTGTTCTTCGATGCGCCGTTGCGGATGGCGGTGTCGGCCGGCGTGGTGCCGCGCGCGCGCTTCGACGACATGGTCAAGCGCGTGCTGCGCAGCCTGTTCGCGCATGGCGCGTTCGATCATCCAACCCAGCGCCAGCCGATCGATGGCAAGGCCGGGCTGTTGGCCGCGCAACATGTCGCCGAAGAAGGCAGCGTGCTGCTGCGTAACGAGCAGGCGACCTTGCCGTTGTCCAAGGACGTGCGCCGCATCGCGGTGATCGGTGGGTACGCCGACAAGGGCGTGATGTCCGGCGGCGGTTCCTCGCGCGTGGACTACACCATCAACGGCGGCAACGCGGTGCCCGGCCTCACCCCGACCACCTGGCCTGGCCCGGTGATCATCCATCCGTCCTCGCCGTTGCAGGCGCTGCGCGCCGCATTGCCGAACGTGCAGATCGATTATGTCGACGGCAAGGACCGCGCTGCCGCTGCACGCGCCGCCAAGGCCGCCGATGTGGCGATCGTGTTCGCCACCCAATGGGCCGCCGAATCGGTGGACCTGCCGGACATGCAGTTGCCCGACAACCAGGACGCACTCATCGAAGCGGTGGCCAAGGCCAACCCCAAGACCACCGTGGTGCTGGAAACCAACGGCCCGGTGCGCATGCCCTGGGCCGAGCGCGTGCCGGCGGTGTTGCAGGCGTGGTATCCGGGCATCGGCGGTGGCGAGGCGATCGCCAACCTGCTGACAGGCGCCGTCAATCCGTCCGGTCATCTGCCGGTGACCTGGCCGGTGGACGAATCGCAGCTGCCGCGCCCGTCGATCCCGGGCCTGGGCTTCAAGCCGGCCAAGCCGGGCGAAGACACCATCGACTACGCCATCGAAGGTGCCAACGTCGGCTACAAGTGGTTCGCCGCGCGCAAGCTGACCCCGCGTTACCCGTTCGGCCACGGCCTGTCGTACACCCAGTTCCGCATGGGCGGGCTGCGCGTGGAGGCCAACGGCAGCCAGCTCACGGCGAGCTTCGAAGTGGAAAACATCGGCCCGCGCGAAGGCGCCGCCGTGCCGCAGCTCTACCTCACCTTGCCCGACGGCCACGCCACCCCACTGCGCCTGATCGGCTGGCAGAAGCTCACCCTCAAGCCTGGCGAAAAGCGCAACGTGCAGGTGATCGCCGAACCCAAGACGCTGGCCGACTTCGATGCCAAGGCACGTCACTGGAACATCGCGGCCGGCACCTACCGCGTGCAGCTGGCGCGTTCGGCAAGCGAACCGGTGCAGAGTGAGGAGGTCACGGTGCAGGCGGCGCAACTGCCGTAA
- a CDS encoding DUF2884 family protein, whose product MDDGLSALVTLPMGSARPALAVTFDTRPPVAALATMLDAFTTAARSMRTLLWLALLAAVFSPHARADQTDKHDAPRHRAHVSSHQCGLSTPFNVLADSGGIWLYRDSDWPREIFFHGGELSIDHKVQQISAADARRLWEMEQQTRALMPQVAGIAHDVIDLSYDALGGVIEVMTGSALNARKIERLRERA is encoded by the coding sequence TTGGACGATGGTCTGTCGGCATTGGTGACGCTGCCGATGGGCAGCGCCAGGCCCGCGCTGGCAGTGACTTTCGACACGCGACCACCTGTTGCGGCTTTGGCGACGATGCTTGACGCCTTCACGACCGCAGCCCGCTCCATGCGCACCCTCCTCTGGCTTGCCTTGCTAGCTGCCGTTTTCAGCCCGCATGCACGGGCAGACCAGACCGACAAGCACGATGCTCCTCGCCATCGCGCGCATGTGTCTTCGCACCAATGCGGTCTCAGCACGCCGTTCAATGTGCTCGCCGACAGCGGCGGTATCTGGCTTTACCGCGACAGCGATTGGCCGCGCGAAATTTTCTTCCACGGCGGCGAACTGAGCATCGACCACAAGGTGCAGCAGATCAGTGCGGCCGATGCACGACGCTTGTGGGAGATGGAACAGCAGACCCGCGCACTGATGCCGCAGGTCGCAGGCATTGCGCACGACGTGATCGACCTCAGTTACGACGCACTCGGCGGTGTCATCGAGGTCATGACAGGCAGCGCGCTCAATGCCCGCAAGATCGAGAGGCTGCGTGAACGCGCTTGA
- a CDS encoding DHA2 family efflux MFS transporter permease subunit has product MSSQAPTAPGGPSAPAPAAGFRPASVALCTVGLAMASFMQVLDTTIANVSLPTIAGNLGASSQQATWVITSFAVSTAIALPLTGWLSRRFGETKLFVWSTLAFTVASLLCGLAQSMGMLVVSRALQGFVAGPMYPITQSLLVSIYPREKRGQALALLAMITVVAPIAGPILGGWITDNYSWEWIFLINVPLGIIASSIVGSQLRHRPEQLEKPRMDYIGLILLVVGVGALQLVLDLGNDEDWFSSDKIVVLACIAAVALVIFVIWELTDKDPIVDLKLFRHRNFRAGTLAMVVAYAAFFSVSLLIPQWLQRDMGYTAIWAGLATAPIGILPVLMTPFVGKYALRFDLRMLATVAFIFLSFTSFLRSNFNLQVDFNHVATVQLVMGVGVALFFMPVLQILLSDLDGREIAAGSGLATFLRTLGGSFAASLTTYLWARRTQVHHAHITEHISVYTPGMQEQVAAMGQGDLQRGAASLNNMINHQASQMGFNDIFYLLGWTFLAIIFFLWLAKPPFGAGAGGAAAGGGH; this is encoded by the coding sequence ATGTCTTCGCAAGCTCCCACCGCGCCCGGCGGCCCCTCGGCGCCTGCGCCCGCCGCCGGCTTTCGCCCGGCGAGCGTGGCGTTGTGCACCGTGGGCCTGGCGATGGCCTCGTTCATGCAGGTGCTGGACACCACCATCGCCAACGTGTCGTTGCCGACCATCGCCGGCAATCTCGGTGCCAGTTCGCAGCAGGCCACCTGGGTCATCACGTCGTTTGCGGTCAGCACCGCGATCGCCTTGCCGCTGACCGGTTGGCTGAGTCGGCGTTTTGGCGAGACCAAGTTGTTCGTATGGTCGACGCTGGCCTTCACCGTTGCTTCGTTGCTGTGCGGGCTGGCCCAGAGCATGGGCATGCTGGTGGTGTCGCGTGCGCTGCAGGGGTTTGTTGCCGGGCCGATGTACCCGATCACCCAGAGTCTGCTGGTGTCGATCTATCCACGCGAAAAACGCGGGCAGGCGCTCGCCTTGCTGGCGATGATCACAGTGGTGGCACCGATCGCCGGCCCGATCCTGGGTGGCTGGATCACCGACAACTACAGCTGGGAATGGATCTTTCTGATCAACGTGCCGCTGGGCATCATCGCCAGCAGCATTGTCGGCTCGCAGTTGCGCCATCGCCCCGAGCAGCTTGAAAAGCCGCGCATGGATTACATCGGTCTGATCCTGTTGGTGGTCGGTGTCGGCGCGCTGCAGCTGGTGCTGGATCTGGGCAACGACGAGGATTGGTTCTCTTCCGACAAGATCGTGGTGCTGGCCTGCATCGCTGCGGTGGCGCTGGTGATATTCGTGATCTGGGAGCTCACCGACAAGGACCCCATCGTCGATCTCAAGCTGTTCCGGCATCGCAATTTTCGCGCCGGCACGCTGGCGATGGTGGTGGCGTATGCGGCGTTTTTCAGCGTGAGTCTGCTGATCCCGCAATGGCTGCAGCGCGACATGGGCTACACCGCGATCTGGGCTGGCCTGGCCACCGCACCGATCGGCATCCTGCCGGTGCTGATGACGCCATTCGTGGGCAAATACGCGCTGCGGTTCGACCTGCGCATGCTCGCTACCGTGGCCTTCATCTTTCTGTCGTTCACCAGCTTCCTGCGCTCCAACTTCAACCTGCAGGTGGACTTCAACCACGTGGCCACCGTGCAGTTGGTGATGGGCGTGGGCGTGGCGTTGTTCTTCATGCCGGTGCTGCAGATTCTGCTGTCGGATCTGGACGGGCGCGAGATCGCGGCAGGCTCGGGCCTTGCCACCTTCCTGCGCACCTTGGGCGGCAGCTTTGCCGCATCGCTTACCACGTATCTGTGGGCACGTCGCACCCAGGTGCACCACGCGCACATCACCGAGCACATTTCGGTGTACACGCCGGGCATGCAGGAACAGGTCGCCGCAATGGGGCAGGGCGACCTGCAACGCGGCGCGGCATCGCTCAACAACATGATTAATCACCAGGCCTCGCAGATGGGCTTCAACGACATCTTCTACCTGCTCGGCTGGACGTTCCTGGCGATCATCTTCTTCCTGTGGCTGGCCAAACCGCCGTTTGGTGCGGGTGCCGGTGGTGCGGCGGCTGGTGGTGGGCATTGA
- a CDS encoding efflux RND transporter periplasmic adaptor subunit: protein MSQTTATSSQPAPAAPSKRRAALRIVAIVVILAIIGLVVWYFLVGRWHEETDDAYVQGNQVQITPMVGGTVVSIGAEDGMRVERGQLLVQLDPADTAVALQQAEANLAKTVRQVRGLYRSVEGAQAELSSREVTLRSARADFARRKDLTASGAISNEELAHAREELAAAEAAVSGSRESFERNRALVDDSAVANQPDVQTAAAQLRQAYLNHARTGVIAPVSGYVARRSAQLGQRVQPGSVLMAVVPLEQVWVEANFKETQLKHMRLGQPVELHSDLYGGGVNYTGRIESLGLGTGSAFSLLPAQNASGNWIKIVQRVPVRIAVDAKQLAGNPLRIGLSMKVEVNLHDQQGSVLPTKFANGAVFSTDVYAQQLQAADADIQRIIQDNLPAQAVSKAG, encoded by the coding sequence ATGAGCCAGACGACTGCAACTTCTTCCCAACCTGCGCCGGCCGCGCCCAGCAAGCGCCGTGCGGCGCTGCGCATTGTGGCCATTGTGGTGATCCTGGCGATCATCGGTCTTGTGGTGTGGTACTTCCTGGTCGGCCGCTGGCACGAAGAGACCGACGACGCGTACGTGCAGGGCAACCAGGTACAGATCACCCCGATGGTGGGCGGCACGGTGGTCAGCATCGGCGCCGAAGACGGCATGCGCGTGGAGCGCGGCCAGTTGCTGGTGCAGCTGGATCCGGCCGATACCGCAGTCGCATTGCAGCAGGCCGAAGCCAACCTGGCCAAGACCGTGCGTCAGGTGCGCGGTCTGTACCGCAGCGTGGAAGGCGCGCAGGCCGAATTGTCCTCGCGCGAGGTCACGTTGCGCAGTGCGCGCGCCGACTTCGCACGGCGTAAGGATCTGACTGCCAGCGGCGCGATTTCCAACGAAGAACTGGCGCATGCCCGCGAAGAACTCGCTGCTGCCGAAGCGGCGGTGAGCGGTTCGCGCGAGAGCTTCGAGCGTAATCGCGCCTTGGTGGATGACAGCGCGGTGGCGAATCAGCCAGACGTGCAGACGGCCGCCGCGCAGCTGCGTCAGGCCTATCTCAACCATGCGCGCACCGGTGTGATTGCGCCGGTGTCCGGTTACGTGGCGCGTCGTTCGGCGCAGCTCGGCCAGCGTGTGCAGCCCGGTAGCGTGCTGATGGCGGTGGTGCCGCTGGAGCAGGTGTGGGTGGAAGCCAATTTCAAGGAAACCCAGCTCAAGCACATGCGTCTGGGCCAGCCGGTGGAGCTGCATTCGGATCTGTACGGCGGTGGCGTGAACTACACCGGCCGCATCGAAAGCCTGGGCCTGGGCACCGGCAGCGCGTTCTCGCTGTTGCCGGCGCAAAATGCCAGCGGCAATTGGATCAAGATCGTGCAGCGCGTGCCGGTGCGCATTGCGGTGGATGCCAAGCAACTGGCCGGTAACCCGCTGCGCATCGGTTTGTCGATGAAGGTCGAGGTCAATCTGCACGATCAGCAGGGCAGCGTGTTGCCGACCAAGTTCGCCAACGGCGCGGTGTTTTCCACCGACGTGTATGCGCAGCAGTTGCAGGCTGCCGACGCGGATATCCAACGCATCATCCAGGACAACCTGCCCGCGCAGGCTGTTTCCAAGGCGGGCTAA
- a CDS encoding AdeC/AdeK/OprM family multidrug efflux complex outer membrane factor, which produces MLRLRSTRFARPLVLTALTLALAACASSRGLAPQGAVLEPGALHAERTLAQTTLSPAAWPASDWWRALGDPQLNALIAEGLQHSPSLAAADARLRQAQARIGTAQADRGPSLSVSGGYAGVQLPESVVGDERGGKFGGNGQVVLDFRYGVDLWGGKRAAWEAAVDQAHASDVDAQAARLNLSAAIAEAYAQLDYAWRLHDVANDELMRAQKTLDLTRQRRGAGIDSELQVRQSQARVPAAQQQLQSAQQQIDEARTALAALVGQGPDRGLDIARPTLSSAGALQLPSALPAELLGHRPDVVAARWRVEAADKNIAVAKTRFYPSFNITALGGLVNRDVGQLLESASLFGVVAPALSLPIFDGGKLRANLAGSDAQYDLAVADYNQKVLDALREVADQINAVRSLEQRARSQDDAVQTVTAAFDLAQQRYRAGIGSYLEVLSVQEQLLLARQRMASLQSQQLLASVRLQRALGGGFTPEPARDTAHAATTSAQPNS; this is translated from the coding sequence ATGTTGCGCCTGCGCTCAACGCGCTTTGCGCGGCCGCTTGTGCTCACCGCCTTGACGCTGGCATTGGCCGCCTGCGCGAGCAGTCGTGGGCTGGCCCCGCAAGGCGCCGTGCTGGAACCGGGCGCGCTGCATGCCGAGCGCACCCTGGCGCAGACCACCCTGAGCCCGGCGGCGTGGCCGGCCAGCGATTGGTGGCGCGCCTTGGGCGATCCGCAATTGAACGCGCTGATTGCCGAAGGCCTGCAGCACAGCCCCAGCCTGGCTGCGGCCGATGCGCGCTTGCGCCAGGCGCAGGCACGCATCGGTACCGCGCAGGCCGACCGCGGCCCGAGCCTGTCGGTGTCCGGTGGCTATGCCGGCGTGCAGTTGCCCGAATCGGTGGTGGGCGACGAACGCGGCGGCAAGTTCGGCGGCAACGGCCAGGTAGTGCTGGATTTCCGCTACGGCGTGGACCTGTGGGGCGGCAAGCGCGCCGCCTGGGAAGCCGCAGTGGACCAGGCACATGCGTCCGATGTGGATGCGCAGGCGGCCCGCCTGAACCTGTCGGCGGCGATCGCCGAAGCCTATGCCCAGCTCGATTATGCGTGGCGTTTGCACGATGTGGCCAACGATGAGCTGATGCGCGCGCAGAAGACCCTGGACCTCACCCGGCAACGTCGTGGCGCCGGCATCGACAGCGAATTGCAGGTGCGTCAGTCGCAGGCGCGCGTGCCGGCTGCGCAACAGCAGCTGCAATCTGCGCAGCAGCAGATCGACGAAGCGCGCACGGCGTTGGCCGCGTTGGTCGGGCAGGGCCCGGACCGCGGGCTGGATATCGCGCGCCCCACCTTGAGCAGCGCAGGCGCGCTGCAATTGCCAAGTGCGTTGCCGGCCGAGTTGTTGGGTCATCGCCCCGATGTGGTCGCTGCGCGCTGGCGCGTTGAAGCGGCCGATAAAAACATTGCGGTCGCCAAGACGCGCTTCTATCCCAGCTTCAACATCACCGCGTTGGGCGGGCTGGTGAACCGGGATGTCGGCCAGTTGCTGGAAAGTGCATCGCTGTTCGGCGTGGTCGCCCCGGCCTTGAGCTTGCCGATTTTCGATGGCGGCAAGCTGCGCGCCAATCTGGCCGGCAGCGATGCGCAGTACGACCTGGCGGTGGCCGACTACAACCAGAAGGTGCTCGATGCGCTGCGCGAGGTGGCCGACCAGATCAACGCAGTGCGTTCGCTGGAGCAGCGCGCACGCTCGCAGGACGACGCCGTGCAGACCGTCACTGCCGCCTTCGACCTCGCACAGCAGCGCTACCGCGCCGGCATCGGCAGCTATCTGGAAGTGCTCAGCGTGCAGGAGCAATTGCTGCTCGCACGCCAGCGCATGGCCAGCCTGCAATCGCAACAACTGTTGGCCTCGGTGAGGTTGCAGCGCGCCTTGGGCGGCGGATTCACGCCGGAACCTGCGCGCGACACTGCACACGCCGCGACCACTTCCGCACAACCGAATTCCTGA
- a CDS encoding MarR family winged helix-turn-helix transcriptional regulator: MNDLSSTSPSFGLLLRQVRDALMRQLDAEMKGELPDFGFSHYVGLKILAVRSPCTANELALALDQTPSAVTRLLDKLEALGAVRREPHAQDRRALQIVMTEQGVALWERLKLRGERAIEHGLRDLAAPEREQLTSLLIRVRDALNS, from the coding sequence ATGAACGATCTCTCCTCCACCTCGCCGTCGTTCGGCTTGTTGCTGCGCCAGGTGCGCGACGCGCTGATGCGGCAGCTTGATGCCGAGATGAAGGGCGAACTGCCCGACTTCGGCTTCAGCCACTACGTTGGCTTGAAGATCCTGGCGGTGCGCTCGCCGTGCACGGCCAACGAACTGGCGCTGGCGCTGGACCAGACCCCGAGCGCGGTGACCCGGCTGCTCGACAAGCTCGAAGCGCTGGGCGCGGTGCGGCGCGAGCCGCATGCGCAGGATCGGCGCGCGCTGCAGATCGTCATGACCGAACAGGGCGTGGCCTTGTGGGAGCGCCTGAAGCTGCGCGGCGAACGCGCCATCGAGCACGGTCTGCGCGATCTGGCCGCGCCCGAGCGCGAACAACTCACCTCTCTTCTCATCCGTGTCCGCGATGCACTCAACTCATGA
- a CDS encoding AraC family transcriptional regulator — protein MTIENPPTTVDALPPGVRASFEWADGPEVIAFLADLHAVWAPETAPHAHVRGQLMYVEHGVLTVHTEQGTLSLPPGCAGWMPPGQQHTVELAGPMRGWGVVVRPDACAALPAQGGVIRLTGLAREVIMRAASWPLDQPLDSAQQRLAAVLLDELCQVQIDHLHLPMPADRRLLRIARQLLDTPADPRPLDAWADWGGLSPRSLSRHFRSETGLSFAQWRQQARLAGGLRRLSQGSAVAQVADQLGYSSPSAFVSVFHRHFGAPPTRYLAGGHARGLASPAASG, from the coding sequence ATGACTATCGAAAACCCGCCAACGACGGTCGATGCCTTGCCGCCGGGCGTGCGCGCCAGCTTCGAGTGGGCCGATGGTCCGGAAGTGATCGCCTTCCTGGCCGATCTGCACGCGGTATGGGCACCGGAGACCGCCCCGCACGCGCATGTGCGCGGCCAGCTGATGTATGTGGAGCACGGCGTACTGACCGTGCATACCGAACAGGGCACCCTCTCGTTGCCGCCGGGCTGCGCCGGCTGGATGCCGCCCGGCCAGCAGCACACCGTGGAGCTGGCCGGGCCGATGCGCGGCTGGGGCGTGGTGGTGCGGCCGGATGCCTGCGCCGCCCTGCCCGCCCAGGGCGGGGTGATCCGGCTGACCGGGCTCGCCCGCGAAGTCATCATGCGCGCCGCCAGTTGGCCGCTGGATCAGCCGCTGGATAGCGCCCAGCAACGGCTGGCCGCTGTGCTGCTGGACGAGCTATGCCAGGTCCAGATCGACCACCTTCACCTGCCGATGCCGGCCGACCGCCGGCTGCTGCGTATCGCCCGCCAGTTGCTCGACACCCCCGCCGACCCGCGCCCGCTGGATGCCTGGGCCGATTGGGGCGGGCTGTCGCCGCGCAGTCTGAGCCGGCACTTCCGCAGCGAGACCGGGCTGAGTTTCGCGCAGTGGCGGCAGCAGGCCAGGCTCGCCGGAGGCCTGCGGCGCTTGAGTCAGGGCAGCGCGGTGGCACAGGTCGCCGACCAGCTCGGCTACAGCAGCCCCAGCGCTTTCGTCAGCGTGTTCCACCGCCATTTCGGCGCCCCGCCTACGCGTTATCTGGCCGGTGGCCACGCGCGCGGCTTGGCATCCCCCGCCGCATCCGGATAA